GGCGATGCCGCGGCCGCAGTGGCCGTAGCCGGCGACGACGAAGGCGCTGCCCGCGAGGAGGCGGCCGGTGGCGCGGAGGATCCCGTCGATCACCGACTGCCCGGTGCCCAGGCGGTTGTCGAAGAGGTGCTTGGTCCGCGCCTCGTTGACGGCGATCACCGGAAAGGCCAGGCGCCTGCTCTCGGCCAGCGCGCGCAAGCCGGCGACGCCGGAGCGGGTCTCGAGGGTGCCGCCGAGGACGCCGGAGAGGAGCTCGGGGGCGTCGTGGAGCTCGGCGATCGCCAGACCCGAGTTGTCGACCACGAGTTGCGGCCGGATCGAGAGCGCGTCGCGGATCTGCTGGCGGTGGCCGATCGAGTCGGCCCCGCGCTGGGCGTGCGTGGGGATCCCCCGGGAAGCGAGGGCGGCGGCCACGTCGTCCTGGGTGGAGAGGGGATGCGCCGCGGCGACGGAGACCTCGGCGCCAAGCTCCCCGAGGAGGGACGCCAGCACCCCGGTCTCCGCCGTGAGGTGGAGGCAGAGGGCGACGCGAAGGCCCTCGAAAGCCTTGTCGGCGATCCGGCCGGCGCCGAGCTCGGCGAGCACAGGCATGGCGCGGGAGGCCCACTCGATCCGGGCCTCCCCATGAGCGGCGAGTCGTTCGATGCGGTGATGAGTCTCGGCGGGCATCGCCCGGTACCTCTAGACGACGCGGACCTTGGCGCGTTCCACCTCGTTGCGGAGCGCGTCGGCCTTGTCGGTGCGCTCCCAGGTGAACCCGGGCTCCTCGCGGCCGAAGTGGCCGTAGCCCGCGGTCTGGAGGTAGATCGGGCGGAGGAGGTCGAGCTCGCGGATGATCTCGGCGGGCTTGAGCGGGAAGACCTCCCGGATCGCCGCCTCGATCTTCGCCTCGTCGAACTTGGCGGTGCCAAAGGTCTCGACGTGGACGCTCACGGGCTCCGCGACGCCGATCGCGTAGGCGACCTGGACCTCGCAGCGGTCGGCGAGACCGGCGGCGACCACGTTCTTGGCCACGTAGCGCATCATGTAGGCCGCGGAGCGGTCGACCTTCGAGGGATCCTTGCCGGAGAAGGCGCCGCCGCCGTGGCGGCCCATGCCGCCGTACGTGTCGACGATGATCTTACGGCCGGTGAGACCCGAGTCGCCCATTGGACCGCCGGTCACGAAGCGGCCGGTGGGGTTGATGTGGAACCGGGTCGAGCTGCCCAGCATCTCGGGGGCAGCACCGCGCGGATCACCTTCTCCTCGACGATCCGTCGGAGATCCTCGGTGGAGATCTCCTCGGCGTGCTGGGTGGAGACCACCACCGAGTCGAAGCTGCGGGGGACGCCGCCCCGGTACTGCACGGCCACCTGGGCCTTGCCGTCGGGGCGGAGCCAGGGGAGCTCGCCCGACTTGCGCGCCTCGGCGAGGCGGCGGGTGAGCTTGTGGGCGTAGGAGATTGGCGCCGGCATCAGCTCCGGCGTCTCGTTGCAGGCGTAGCCGAACATCATCCCTTGGTCGCCGGCGCCCATCTCCTTGGACCCGGAGGCGTCGACGCCCACCTTGATGTCCGGGGACTGCTGCTCGAGGGCGACGAGGATCCCGCAGGTCTTGCCGTCGAAACCCATGGAGGAGTCGGTGTAGCCGATGTTCTCGACGGTCTTGCGGACGATCTCCGGGATCGCGATCGAGGCCTTGGAGGTGACCTCGCCGGCCACGACCACGAAGCCGGTCTTGACCAGGGTCTCCACCGCCACGCGGGAGGCAGGGTCCTGCTTCAGGAGCGCGTCGAGGACGGCGTCCGAGACGTGGTCGCAGACCTTGTCAGGATGGCCTTCCGTCACCGACTCCGACGTGAACACGGTATCTCTCGGCATTTCTCTCTCGCTCTTCCTGGACGCCGAACGGCGGCTTCGCGGACCCGTTAACGGAGGGAGACCGGGACGTTAGTCCCCTGCCCCTACCACGGCAAGGTGAGTCTTCTCGCACCCAGAGGAGGAGCGATTGACCACCATGACGTACGGGCATCCAATATAGCGGAAACGATCGACGGGCGCAGCCGCGATCGAGGGGCCGGGCGCTCGTTTCCCGCCTGGGCGGGTCGGGAGCTGTGGCCTTCGATCGAATCCGCTGGCCATCCGGGAGGTTCCGGCGGTCGCGGTCAGTCGTGGTGGAAGCGCTCGCCCTTCCGCGCCATGTCGACGAGGAGCTGGGCCGGCTTGAACCGGGCGCCGTGGCGATCCTCGAAGGCGCGAAGCCGACGGACGACCTCCACCGCGCCGAGGGTATCCATCCAGCGGAACGGACCGCCCCGGAACGGCGGGAAGCCGAGGCCGAAGACGGCGCCGATGTCTCCGTCGCGGGGGCTGTGGAGGATCCCCTCCTGGAGGCAGAGGGCGGCCTCGTTGCAGAGCCGCAAGCTGAGCCGCTGCTGGATCTCCTCCGCCGGAAACCCGCGGCGTTTCCGCCCCTCCGGGAGGAGATCGTAGAGGGTCTCGTCCACCGGCTTCTTCTTGGAGCCGTAGGAGTAGAAGCCCCGGCCGTTCTTGCGACCCAGGCGTCCGTCTTCCAGCACCTTCCGAAGGGCCTCCGGCTGGGCCATCCGATCGCCGAAGGCCTCCAGCAGCGTCCCCGAGACCTTCTGGGCCACGTCCAGGCCGACCTCGTCGAGGAGCATGAACGGTCCGACGGGAAAGCCCCAGTCCACCAGCGCCCGATCGACCGCCGCGATGTCCGCCCCCTCGGAGAGGAGCCAGGCCGCCTCGCTCCCGTAGGGCGAGAGGATCCGGGTGGTGTAGAAGCCGGGCCCGTCCTCGACCACGATCACGGTCTTGCCCTGGGCCTTGCCCTGCGCCACCGCGGTGGCGACCACCTCCGGCGCCGTCTGCTTCGTCCGGATCACCTCGAGGAGCGGCATCTTCTCCACCGGCGAGAAGTAGTGCATGCCCACCACGTTCCAGGGCCGCTTCGCTCCCTCCGCCAGCTTCGTGATCGGGAGGGTCGAGGTGTTGGAGGCGAAGACGCAGTCCTCCTTGGTCACCGCCTCGACCTGACGGATCACCTGGCGCTTCAGCTCGAGATCCTCGAAGACGGCCTCCACCACGAGGTCGACGTTCCCGAAGCCCTCGTATCGAGTACCTCCGGTGATTCGACCCATCACCGCTTCGCGGTCGATGCGGGTGATGCTCCGCCGCTTCACGCGCGGGTCGAGGACACTGCGCACGTGGGCGAACGCTCGGCCGAGGGCTGAGTCGTCCTTCTCCTGGACGCGCACGGGCAGCTTCGCGTTCGCGGCGGTCACGTAGGCGATCCCGCCGCCCATGAGGCCGCCGCCGATCACCGCCAGCTCGTTCACCTTGCGCGGTTTGACCGACGGATCGTCGACGCCCGAGTCCTTCTTCAGCGCCGTCTGGGCGAAGAAGATCCGGATGAGCTGCTTGCTGACGTCGGTGTGGACGAGCCCGCCGAAGAGGGCCGCCTCCTTGGCGAGGCCCTTCTCCATGCCCTCGTCCAGGCCCGCGCGCACCGCCTCGATCGCCGCCGGGATCGCGGGGTAGTTGCCGCGGCTCTTCGCGTATGCGGCCTTCTCCGCCTGGCGGAAGAGCAGGCGCCGGCCCACCGGGTTGTCCTCGAGGGCCAGGGCCATCAGGAGCTTCTGGTTCGCCTTGCCCTTCTTGAGCTTCGCCATCCGGGCCTGGCGACCGTGGATGGGAGGACGGCGTCCGTTCGCGAGCTCCGCGGCGCGGGCCTTGGCCACCTGCAGCAGCAGCGGCGCTGGAACCACCTCGTCCACCAGGCCCATCTTCAGCGCGCGGGACGCCTTGAGCTGCCTCGCGGTTAGGATCAGGTCGAGGGCCGCCTGCGCGCCGACGACGCGAGGGAGCCGCTGCGTGCCGCCCGCGCCGGGAATCAGCCCGAGCTGCGTCTCCGGGAGGCCCAGCTTCGTCTTCGGATTGTCGGTGGCGATCCGGTAGGTGCACGCTAGCGCGAGCTCGAGGCCGCCGCCGAGCGTGGCGCCGTCCATCGCTGCCACCACGGGCTTCGGCGACGCAGCGAGCTCGTCGAAGATCCGCTGGCCGGACTGTGCCAGGGCGGTCGCGTCCTCCGCTTGCTGAAGCATCTCGATCTTGGCGCCTGCGACGAAGACGTCCTTCTTGCCCGAAGCGAAGACGATCGACGTGACGGCCGGATCGGATTGGAGCGTCTTCCACGAGTCGAGGAGCTTCTCGCCGAGATCGGTCGAGATCGTGTTCACCGCCTCGTCGCGGTCGTCGAGGGTGATGAGCGCCACGCCGTCGCCGTCCACCGAGACGGAGAAGAAGCGGTTGTTCATCTGCTCGCTGGCGGTCGCCATCATGCACGCTCCAGGACGACGGACGCGGCGAGGCCGCCCGCCGCGCAGATGCCGATGAGGCCGAGGTTCCGGTCCCGGCGCTTCAGCTCGTTGAGGGTCGTCATGATCATCCGGGCGCCGGTGGCCCCGAAGGGATGGCCCAGCGCGATGGCGCCGCCGTTCACGTTCAGCTTGGCGTCATCCACCTCGCCCACCGGCTGCGACCGTCCGAGCTTCTCTTCCGCGAACTTCTTCGACGAGAGCTTCTGCAGGATCGAGAGGACCACGGCCGCGAAGGCCTCGTGGATCTCCACGAGGTCCATGTCCTGCAGCGTGAGGCCGGCGCGCTCCAGCGCCACCGGGATCGAGTACGCGGGGCCGATCAGCATCTGCTCTTGCGGGTTCACCGCGGCGTAGGAGTAGGAGCGGATGTAACCCAGCGGCTCGTGGCCGAGGGCCTTCGCCTTCTCCTCGCTCATCAGCACCAGCGCCGAGGCGCCGTCGGTGAGGCCCGACGAGCTCCCTGCGGTGATCGAGCCGTACTTGCGATCGAAGACCGGCTTCAGCGACCCCAGCTTCTCGAGCGTGGTGTCCTTGCGGACGTAGTCGTCCTCCGTCGCCGCCTGCTCGTATTTGGGCGGCACGAGCACGTGCATCACCTCGTCCGCGAACTTCCCCTCCATCCACGCCTTCGCCGCGAGATCGTGCGAGCGCTTCGCGAAGCGGTCCTGCTCCTCGCGGCTGATCCCGTTCTCCCGCGCCATCTTCTCCGCGCTCTCACCCATCGTGAGGCCCGTCGAGGGCTCCTTCAGGGCCGGCGCGATCGGCATCAGGTCGCGGGCGGAGAGGTGCGCGAAGCTACGCAGCTTCGACGGCAGATCCTTCGCGCGCGACGCCGACACCAGGGCGTCCCCGAGGTTACGTGAGACCACGAAGGGGATGTCCGAGAGGCACTCGGCGCCGCCGGCGATGGCGATCTCGGCGTTGCCCAGCGCGATCTGGTTCGCCGCGTCCGTCGTCGACTGGATCGACGTGGCGCACGCGCGCGACACCGACCAGGCGTCCACCTGCTGGGGGAGCGCCGTCGAGAGCACGATCTCGCGGGCGATGTTCGGCGCCGAGACCGAGGGGATCACCTGGCCGAAGGTCAGGAGATCGACCGACTTCCGATCGAGACCGGTGCGCGCGATCAGCTCGCTGACCACGATCCGGCCCAGCTCGAGCCCCGTGAGTTTGCCGAAGACGCCGTTCGCCCGCGCGAAGGGCGTACGGAGGCCGGCCACGATCGCCACCCGCCTCCCCGCCTTGCCGTTGGCCATGCCTGGAGCCCTCCCGCCCATCGAGGATGGGACCGAGCGCTGGTTATAGGCACCCTGACACGACGCGGCAAAGGAAAATGAATTGTCATTCAGTCGACGTGCCTGCGGCGTGGCGCCGCCGGAGAAGACAGCCGCTGGCCCTACCCTCCTCCGGGCGCCGCGCCACGGCGGCCCGAACGCCGTCACACGTGGCTTCGTCGGACTCCTGGCGAGGTTGCGCATGACGCTGCCGTGCACGCCCCGGCCGGTGCGTCCAGGCCGATTCAGGCCGCAGTGGAAGATGGACGTCGCCACCCGACCCGCAACAACCATGTGCGCGGAGCATGGACCACCGGTGACGAGGTTCCCGACTCGTCCAGGCCGGGACCCGCAGTGTACCGATCCGGCCCCACCGGACCGTCGCGCCCTTGGCGCCGAGCGTGAATGCGCGCGTTGCCCAGAACGTACATGACCGCGTTCCGGACCTCGCGGATCGTGCGGAGCACGTGGGCGTGGAAGCGGTCCGCGAAGACCTTGCCCTTGCGCTCCATCAGCCGGTTGAGGCCCCGTGCGAGGCGCACGGAGAGCCCCTGGACGCCCCGAGAGAGCGCCCTCTCGTCCTCCGCCTCCACGATCATGTGTAGGTGGTTCCCCTGCACCGAGAAGTGCGTGAGGCGCATGCCCTGTCGGTTCGAGCCGGCGGCGAGGGCGCACTCGATCACCCGAAAACATCGCCGGGAACGCAGGTTCCAGACCTCGTCGCGCATCCGGAGGGTCACGTGGACAGGATGCCGCGAGGCGACCTCCGGACGAGCCGCGTGCGACACGCCCGACCGCCGCCCCTTCGGCTTCCGCCCCGCGCCTTCACGACTGCCGCCCCACGTCACGAGCCGGAGCTTGCCCTGCCCCTTCGAAACCCGCTTTCCCATCTCGTCCCCCGCGACTTGAATCGGCACAGATCCTATCGCGGACCCCTGACATCGAGGCCTTCCTCGCCAGGAGCGCGTGGGCGCTAAGGAAGCTCGGAGTGCTCGATCGGCAGCGGCTCGTGGGGGCGCGCGGTGGGCTCGGGTGCCTCCTCGGCGGCCGCCTTCTCGGCTGCGAGACCGGGCCAGTCCTCGATCTGGTCGGGGACGATGTCGCTGGGGGAATCGGGCGGGTCCTCGATGGGCGTCGGGAAGCCGCCGGTGAGGTCGGCGCCGTACGGATCTGCGCCGTTGCCGGCGTCGCCGATCGCCGCTTCGTCCATGTGGGCGTCGGTCCCGGTCAGCTCGCGCGTCTGGTCGCTGCTTCCTCCATAGGGAAGCAGGGAATCCGGCCTCTTCTTCTCCACGTCCGTCACCTCCCCTGCTCGGTATCTCAAGGTGGGGTGCGAACGTCGTTTCCCGCAACCACACTGGCGGCGCAGGCGTTTCCTCCGCCGACGGCGCCGATGGCCCTCGCGTCGCGCGCACCGGGCGCGGGGCTGACAGCTCGGGCGCCGACCCGTATGCTCCGCCGATGGCCCACACCTACCGGCACGACACCCTGGCGATCCGCAGCGAGGCCCTCCGCGGCAATCCCCTCGGCGATCCGTTCGAGCGCACGCTCCACGTTCTCGTCCCGGAGAAGGCAGACGGTCCGCTGCCGGTGATCTGGATCCTCGGCGGGTACTCCGCCACGCCGGGCAGCGTCCTCGCGGACGAGCCGTGGAGCGAGGGGCTGCAGCGCAGGCTGGGGCGGCTCTCGGCGGAAGGGACCTTGCCGCCGGTGATCGTGGCGGTGCCGGACTGCTTCACGGCGCTCGGCGGCAGCCAGTACCTCGACAGCGCCGCCGTGGGTCGGTACGAGAGCTACCTCTGGGACGACTGCCGGGTTGCGCTGGAGGCCCGCTATTCCTGCGGGAAGCACGGCGTGGCGGGCAAGTCCTCGGGTGGCTTCGGCGCGCTGGTGCAGGCGATGAGGCGGCCGGAGCACGTGCGCGCGGTGGCGTGCCACTCGGGCGACATGTACTTCGAGTACTGCTACCTGGCGAGCTTCCCCGCTCTCGCGAACGCGCTGCGGAAGCACGGCGGGGTAGAGGGCTTTCTCGCGGCGTTCGCGGCGGCGCGCAAGAAGCGCAAGCAGGAGTGGTTCGATCCCATCCAGACGCTCTGCATGGCGGCCTGCTACTCGCCCGATCCGGCCCAGGCCGGCGGCATCGCCCTGCCCTTCGATCCGGAGACGGCGGCGATCCGGCTAGACGTCTGGAGCCGCTGGCTCGCACACGATCCGGTGCGAATGGTGGACGAGCCCGCGAACGCGGAGCGGCTCCGGGGCCTCGACCTGCTCTTCCTCGACGCCGGGACGCGGGACGAGTTCCACCTGCAGTGGGGCCTGCGGCAGCTCGTGGCGAAGCTGCGCGCCCAGGGGATCTCCCACGAGCACGAGGAGTTCGAGGACGGGCACTTCAGCACGAGCTACCGCTACGATGTCTCGCTGCCGAAGCTCGCGCGCGCGCTTCGCGAGTAGCCGCATCGAAACGTCCGCGTCGCGCCGGAGGCCCCCGGAGCGCTCACACCCGACTCAGTTGCAGCAGCTCTGCGGGATCTTGCAGCGCGGGCAGATCTGGTGCGCGTGCTCCCACGCGTAGCTCGCGCCGCACACCGGGCAGATGCCATCGACGTCCGGCATGGCGCAGCGGACCTCGGTCTTCGCGGGCTCGCGATCCGTGGGCTGGGAAGGCTCTCGGCGTTTCTCGTCCATCTCGTCTCCGTATCGGAAGCGCGCTACGCCCACCGGGGGACGCGCTCGAGCAGCGCCCTCTCGCCGAGCCGTTCGCAGAGCGCCTCGAGCGCTTCGCGGCGGGCGCCCCGCCACTCGAGGTCGTCGAGGTTCTCGCGGAGCGGCGCGTCGACGCGCAGGGTGGCGAGGCGACGGTAGAGGAGCGCGTCGTCGCGTCTCTCACGCAAAGTATCGGACAGCTTCACACCGCCGCGGACCTTGACGCTCCAGTCTGCCGCGTCGGGCGGGATGTCCTCGATCCGCCCATACGAAGCGAGGACGGCGGCGGCGGACTTGGCGCCCCACTGCGGCAGGCCGGGGATCCCGTCGGCGACGTCGCCCACGAGGGCGAGCCAATCGGGGATCGAGGCGGGCGCGACGCCGAACTTCTCGCGAATCTCCGGCTCGCCCAGCACCAGCTCCCGCCGGCGGTCGAGGAGCACCACGCGCTCGCCGGACACGCACTGGCCGAAGTCCTTGTCGGGGGAGGCGATGACGACTTGCTCGACTCGCGGCTCGGCGGCGAAGCGCGCTGCGGCGGTGGCGATGGCGTCGTCGGCCTCGAGCTCGACCATGGGCCAGGCGACGATCCCCAGCGCCCTGCACGCCTCCTCTGCCAGCTCGAACTGCGCGAGGAGCTCGGCGGGGACGCCGGCGGAGGTCTTGTAGCCGTCGAAGAGCTCGTTGCGGAACGACTCGATCACGTGGTCGAAGGCGCAGGCCACGTGGGTGACGCCGGGGGTGCGCACGAGGGCAAGCAGGCTGCGCAGCAGGCCCCGCACGGCGCCGACCTCCTGCCCGTCGGGGCTCGTGGCGGGCGGCGCGCCGAAGTGGGAGCGGAAGAGCTCGTACGTTCCGTCGACCAGGTGGACTTTCACGGCGATCTCCCGGAAGGCGCGTAGCCGCGCGCGAGGACCTCCCGCACGAAGGAGGCGCGC
The Vulgatibacter incomptus DNA segment above includes these coding regions:
- a CDS encoding adenosylhomocysteinase, which gives rise to MPAETHHRIERLAAHGEARIEWASRAMPVLAELGAGRIADKAFEGLRVALCLHLTAETGVLASLLGELGAEVSVAAAHPLSTQDDVAAALASRGIPTHAQRGADSIGHRQQIRDALSIRPQLVVDNSGLAIAELHDAPELLSGVLGGTLETRSGVAGLRALAESRRLAFPVIAVNEARTKHLFDNRLGTGQSVIDGILRATGRLLAGSAFVVAGYGHCGRGIAERARGMGARVFVTEVDPVRALEAAMDGYRVTTMAKAAKLGDFFCAATGSPLAIRAEHFAAMRDGAIVANAGLFDEELDLPGLDAIARPRRVRELVDEYELPSGRRISVIASGALVNLVAGEGHPSALMDLSFANLVLCLDYLARHADSLERKVYAVPDALDREIAELKLRSMGVAIDKLSRAQRARLRAPH
- the fadJ gene encoding fatty acid oxidation complex subunit alpha FadJ, whose translation is MATASEQMNNRFFSVSVDGDGVALITLDDRDEAVNTISTDLGEKLLDSWKTLQSDPAVTSIVFASGKKDVFVAGAKIEMLQQAEDATALAQSGQRIFDELAASPKPVVAAMDGATLGGGLELALACTYRIATDNPKTKLGLPETQLGLIPGAGGTQRLPRVVGAQAALDLILTARQLKASRALKMGLVDEVVPAPLLLQVAKARAAELANGRRPPIHGRQARMAKLKKGKANQKLLMALALEDNPVGRRLLFRQAEKAAYAKSRGNYPAIPAAIEAVRAGLDEGMEKGLAKEAALFGGLVHTDVSKQLIRIFFAQTALKKDSGVDDPSVKPRKVNELAVIGGGLMGGGIAYVTAANAKLPVRVQEKDDSALGRAFAHVRSVLDPRVKRRSITRIDREAVMGRITGGTRYEGFGNVDLVVEAVFEDLELKRQVIRQVEAVTKEDCVFASNTSTLPITKLAEGAKRPWNVVGMHYFSPVEKMPLLEVIRTKQTAPEVVATAVAQGKAQGKTVIVVEDGPGFYTTRILSPYGSEAAWLLSEGADIAAVDRALVDWGFPVGPFMLLDEVGLDVAQKVSGTLLEAFGDRMAQPEALRKVLEDGRLGRKNGRGFYSYGSKKKPVDETLYDLLPEGRKRRGFPAEEIQQRLSLRLCNEAALCLQEGILHSPRDGDIGAVFGLGFPPFRGGPFRWMDTLGAVEVVRRLRAFEDRHGARFKPAQLLVDMARKGERFHHD
- the fadI gene encoding acetyl-CoA C-acyltransferase FadI, with product MANGKAGRRVAIVAGLRTPFARANGVFGKLTGLELGRIVVSELIARTGLDRKSVDLLTFGQVIPSVSAPNIAREIVLSTALPQQVDAWSVSRACATSIQSTTDAANQIALGNAEIAIAGGAECLSDIPFVVSRNLGDALVSASRAKDLPSKLRSFAHLSARDLMPIAPALKEPSTGLTMGESAEKMARENGISREEQDRFAKRSHDLAAKAWMEGKFADEVMHVLVPPKYEQAATEDDYVRKDTTLEKLGSLKPVFDRKYGSITAGSSSGLTDGASALVLMSEEKAKALGHEPLGYIRSYSYAAVNPQEQMLIGPAYSIPVALERAGLTLQDMDLVEIHEAFAAVVLSILQKLSSKKFAEEKLGRSQPVGEVDDAKLNVNGGAIALGHPFGATGARMIMTTLNELKRRDRNLGLIGICAAGGLAASVVLERA
- a CDS encoding transposase is translated as MGKRVSKGQGKLRLVTWGGSREGAGRKPKGRRSGVSHAARPEVASRHPVHVTLRMRDEVWNLRSRRCFRVIECALAAGSNRQGMRLTHFSVQGNHLHMIVEAEDERALSRGVQGLSVRLARGLNRLMERKGKVFADRFHAHVLRTIREVRNAVMYVLGNARIHARRQGRDGPVGPDRYTAGPGLDESGTSSPVVHAPRTWLLRVGWRRPSSTAA
- a CDS encoding alpha/beta hydrolase; protein product: MAHTYRHDTLAIRSEALRGNPLGDPFERTLHVLVPEKADGPLPVIWILGGYSATPGSVLADEPWSEGLQRRLGRLSAEGTLPPVIVAVPDCFTALGGSQYLDSAAVGRYESYLWDDCRVALEARYSCGKHGVAGKSSGGFGALVQAMRRPEHVRAVACHSGDMYFEYCYLASFPALANALRKHGGVEGFLAAFAAARKKRKQEWFDPIQTLCMAACYSPDPAQAGGIALPFDPETAAIRLDVWSRWLAHDPVRMVDEPANAERLRGLDLLFLDAGTRDEFHLQWGLRQLVAKLRAQGISHEHEEFEDGHFSTSYRYDVSLPKLARALRE
- a CDS encoding 5'-3' exonuclease — encoded protein: MKVHLVDGTYELFRSHFGAPPATSPDGQEVGAVRGLLRSLLALVRTPGVTHVACAFDHVIESFRNELFDGYKTSAGVPAELLAQFELAEEACRALGIVAWPMVELEADDAIATAAARFAAEPRVEQVVIASPDKDFGQCVSGERVVLLDRRRELVLGEPEIREKFGVAPASIPDWLALVGDVADGIPGLPQWGAKSAAAVLASYGRIEDIPPDAADWSVKVRGGVKLSDTLRERRDDALLYRRLATLRVDAPLRENLDDLEWRGARREALEALCERLGERALLERVPRWA